In Malus sylvestris chromosome 15, drMalSylv7.2, whole genome shotgun sequence, a single genomic region encodes these proteins:
- the LOC126603047 gene encoding uncharacterized protein LOC126603047 gives MLKKDEELQNTVIKELEAARDEKLLPPEASPPFAQETSLSPPQVNPSEAGASASLPSHGPPMKFVISSPALDATPSSQFDPSTEVMLHFVDEGSNLPSPVYEPPLPSVVSDNEPIVPEIPVTSEVIVSWAHACPIVDIDEPPFSLAGGGKSSPQRGFNTIPGETPGLSQQVLKETSPPRLVRKSKCSHPHLSSRGTEIPPSGIEKIRQTEIAPHSSEQQRVFQEWARKDFNALFSLKTLCDLEKVTIESFKTGRLSKPQHDAFLSFFENLRALREQYQIADRQANRARCFMEKESSISAQVDRLMDESLRTKERVKVVTSEIQKLEEQLVALKAEQATLLDTLENQIEGVEKSNSELEHTRSQLVNSHTVLAEPSRIFAIMQTYHSRIGTLSEDVNFLE, from the exons ATGCTCAAAAAGGATGAAGAACTGCAAAATACCGTTATCAAAGAACTCGAG GCCGCAAGAGATGAAAAGCTTCTTCCGCCCGAGGCCTCCCCACCATTTGCCCAAGAAACCAGCCTTTCTCCTCCTCAAGTCAACCCTTCAGAG GCTGGGGCATCTGCCTCCTTGCCTAGTCATGGCCCTCCTATGAAGTTTGTGATTTCTTCTCCTGCCCTGGATGCAACTCCTTCCTCTCAGTTTGACCCTTCTACAGAAGTTATGTTGCACTTCGTGGATGAGGGCAGTAACTTG CCTTCTCCGGTATATGAGCCACCTCTTCCATCAGTGGTATCAGATAATGAACCcatagtccctgagattcctGTAACCTCAGAGGTAATAGTCTCATGGGCGCATGCGTGCCCGATAGTTGATATTGATGaacctccattttctcttgctgGTGGTGGAAAGTCTTCCCCTCAACGAGGATTTAATACTATTCCTGGTGAAACCCCAGGGCTAAGTCAG CAAGTTCTGAAAGAGACTTCCCCCCCTCGTTTGGTCCGTAAGTCAAAGTGCTCCCATCCTCATTTATCTTCTAGAGGTACAGAGATTCCCCCATCTGGAATTGAGAAGATCAGGCAGACAGAGATTGCCCCCCA TTCTTCAGAGCAACAACGAGTCTTCCAAGAATGGGCGAGGAAGGACTTCAATGCATTATTCAGCCTCAAAACTCTTTGTGATTTAGAAAAGGTCACAATTGAGTCTTTCAAAACTGGTCGGCTATCAAAACCTCAACACGAtgcctttctctctttctttgagaATTTAAGGGCTCTTAGGGAGCAATACCAGATAGCTGATAGACAAGCTAATCGGGCAAGATGCTTTATGGAGAAAGAGTCAAGCATCTCCGCTCAAGTTGATCGGTTGATGGATGAAAGCTTGCGGACAAAAGAAAGGGTTAAAGTTGTTACTTCTGAAATTCAAAAGCTGGAGGAACAACTGGTTGCTCTTAAAGCTGAACAAGCAACTCTTCTGGATACCCTCGAAAACCAAATTGAGGGAGTAGAGAAGTCAAACTCGGAGTTAGAGCATACTAGGTCCCAACTTGTAAATAGCCATACCGTTTTGGCCGAACCTAGTAGGATATTTGCCATTATGCAGACATACCATTCTCGAATAGGGACCCTGAGTGAAGATGTTAATTTTTTAGAATAG